In Caldicellulosiruptor obsidiansis OB47, a single window of DNA contains:
- the epsC gene encoding serine O-acetyltransferase EpsC, translated as MFRFFRMIKEEMDVIMEKDPACKSRLETLLYPSLWAIIYHRIAHWFYNRRMYFIARWISQRARHKTGIEIHPGAKIGRRVFIDHGMGVVIGETAEIGDDVLIYQGVTLGGTGKEKGKRHPTIGNNVLIGAGAKVLGPFKVGDNTKIGANAVVLREVEENSTVVGVPGRVVRKEKKEKPTVEEQLDQIRFPDPLAMQICSLEAKIEALEKKLAEYERRLKEYETLQHSQPDQGRV; from the coding sequence ATGTTTAGATTTTTCAGAATGATCAAAGAAGAGATGGATGTTATCATGGAAAAGGACCCGGCTTGCAAGAGCAGGCTGGAAACTCTTTTGTATCCAAGCCTGTGGGCTATTATATACCACAGAATAGCTCACTGGTTTTACAACCGCAGGATGTACTTCATTGCAAGGTGGATTTCCCAGCGTGCAAGGCACAAAACTGGTATTGAGATACATCCCGGTGCCAAGATTGGTCGAAGGGTATTTATAGACCATGGCATGGGTGTTGTGATTGGTGAAACAGCTGAGATTGGCGACGATGTTCTGATTTATCAGGGCGTGACATTGGGCGGCACAGGAAAAGAAAAAGGCAAGCGCCATCCAACAATTGGAAACAACGTCTTAATTGGTGCTGGTGCAAAGGTTTTAGGACCATTCAAAGTAGGAGATAATACCAAAATTGGTGCAAATGCAGTTGTTCTTCGCGAGGTTGAAGAGAACTCAACTGTGGTTGGTGTGCCAGGAAGAGTTGTCAGAAAAGAGAAAAAGGAAAAGCCAACTGTTGAAGAACAGCTTGACCAGATAAGATTTCCCGACCCGCTTGCAATGCAGATTTGCAGCCTTGAAGCCAAGATAGAAGCTTTGGAGAAAAAACTTGCCGAGTATGAAAGGAGATTAAAAGAGTATGAAACTTTACAACACTCTCAGCCAGACCAAGGAAGAGTTTGA
- the cysS gene encoding cysteine--tRNA ligase, producing the protein MKLYNTLSQTKEEFEPLEKNKVKMYVCGPTVYDFIHIGNARPLIVFDTLRRYFEYKGYEVIYIQNFTDIEDKMINRANKEGITVFELAERFIKEYYKDADRLNVKRATKNPRATEEIPDMIVLIQKLIDKGYAYVVDGDVYFRTRKFAEYGKLSHKNIEELVAGARVDLSEKKEDPLDFALWKAKKEGEPAWFSPWGEGRPGWHIECSVMAMKYLGETIDIHAGGQDLIFPHHENEIAQSEAATGKPFARFWIHNGYVNINNEKMSKSLGNFFTVREIIEKYHPEALRLFMLQAHYRKPLNFSLDLIEQAEVALKRIYTCYENLEFLIQNETSSSENNDKLKTVIEQLKAKFIEAMEDDLNTAEATGYLFEMVREINTHANFCSKETLTFAKDVLKELCSILGILEQYSSKEEYVPQEILDMVEKRNQARKLKNFAEADRIRDELKSLGYIVLDTPQGTKIERIK; encoded by the coding sequence ATGAAACTTTACAACACTCTCAGCCAGACCAAGGAAGAGTTTGAACCTCTTGAGAAAAACAAAGTAAAGATGTATGTGTGCGGTCCGACTGTATATGATTTTATTCATATCGGCAATGCAAGACCTTTGATTGTATTTGATACTTTGAGACGATATTTTGAATACAAAGGATATGAGGTAATATACATCCAAAACTTCACTGATATTGAAGACAAGATGATAAACAGAGCAAACAAAGAGGGGATAACCGTATTTGAACTTGCTGAAAGGTTTATAAAAGAATACTACAAAGACGCAGACAGGCTCAATGTAAAAAGAGCAACCAAAAATCCAAGAGCAACAGAAGAAATCCCTGATATGATAGTCTTGATACAAAAGTTGATTGACAAAGGCTATGCATATGTGGTTGATGGTGACGTGTATTTTAGAACAAGAAAGTTTGCCGAATATGGTAAACTTTCTCACAAGAATATTGAAGAACTGGTGGCTGGTGCGCGGGTTGATCTGAGCGAAAAGAAAGAAGATCCGCTTGATTTTGCTTTGTGGAAGGCTAAAAAAGAAGGTGAGCCGGCGTGGTTCTCACCATGGGGTGAGGGAAGACCTGGCTGGCATATAGAGTGTTCTGTTATGGCAATGAAATACCTTGGCGAGACCATTGACATTCATGCAGGTGGACAGGATTTAATCTTTCCTCACCATGAAAATGAGATTGCACAAAGTGAAGCAGCGACAGGAAAACCTTTTGCACGTTTTTGGATTCACAATGGGTATGTTAATATAAACAATGAAAAAATGTCAAAGTCGTTGGGAAACTTCTTTACTGTGAGAGAAATCATTGAAAAGTACCATCCAGAAGCTCTGAGGCTTTTCATGCTTCAGGCGCACTATAGAAAGCCTCTGAACTTTTCTCTTGATTTGATTGAACAGGCAGAGGTGGCACTCAAAAGAATTTATACCTGCTACGAAAATCTTGAGTTTTTGATTCAAAATGAAACTTCTTCATCTGAAAATAATGATAAGCTAAAAACTGTGATTGAACAGCTTAAAGCAAAATTTATAGAGGCAATGGAAGATGATTTGAATACTGCCGAGGCAACAGGGTATTTGTTCGAAATGGTAAGGGAAATCAATACACATGCTAACTTTTGTTCAAAAGAAACTTTGACTTTTGCTAAAGATGTATTAAAAGAACTTTGCAGTATACTGGGAATTTTAGAGCAATATAGCTCAAAAGAAGAGTATGTGCCACAGGAGATTTTAGATATGGTTGAGAAAAGAAATCAGGCACGAAAGTTAAAGAACTTTGCCGAAGCCGACAGAATAAGAGATGAGCTCAAGAGCTTGGGATATATTGTTCTTGACACCCCTCAGGGGACAAAGATTGAGAGAATAAAATAA